Genomic DNA from Candidatus Kapaibacterium sp.:
CCCCAGGAACGTCTCGGCAATCTGGCGATGGAGGATCAAGCGGGAGGTCGCTGTACAGCGTTGTCCTGAGGTGCCAAAAGCTCCCCAGAGGACCCCTTCCAGAGCAAGCTCAAGTGGAGCGTCCGGCAGGATGATCAGCGGATTCTTCCCACCCATCTCCAGAGAGCACTTCTTGTTCAGCGCCCCACAGAGGCTAGCAATCTGGCGTCCAACTGCTGTAGAGCCAGTAAAAGCAATGAGACGCACATCAGGATGGCGCACAAGTGCTTCCCCAGCTTCGGCGTCCCCGTGGACAACGTTGAAGACCCCTTCGGGAATGCCAGCCTCTATGAGCACTTCCGCCAGCAGGTTCGCACACCATGGAGAGTCCTCTGAGGGCTTCCAAACAATCGTGTTTCCAGCTACGAGGGCTGGAAAGATCTTCCATGAAGGCACGGCAATTGGGAAGTTCCAAGCCGTAATAAGCCCACAGACACCAACGGGCATGCGGAAGGAGAGATTCACCTTGTTGGGAAGCTCACTGGGAGTAGTGTAGCCGAAGAGTCGTCGCCCTTCGGAAGCAGCGTAGTAGGCCGTATCTATGGCCTCCTGGACGTCTCCGCGAGCCTCCACAAGGGGCTTGCCCATCTCACGGGTCATTGCACGAGCAAGCTCCTCCTTGCGCCGGCTTAAGATATCCCCTGCTCGCCGGACGAGCTCTCCACGGTAGGGTGCAGGAGTCAAGCGCCACCGCTCATAAGCTGCCTTCGCTGCTGCAACAGCTTCCGCTACATCGGCAGCTGAAGAGAGCGGAAAGAGACCAATGCAATCGCGCGTATCCGCAGGATTACGCTTTTCAAACCGACGTCCGCTTCGGCTCGGGAGCCATCGCCCGTTGACAAAGTTGTTGTACTCCATGAGCACAGGCCCCAGAAAGATGACCTTGCCCTACTTCACAAACTTAGTTGAAGCTGCCGAATGCACTCTCTGCCTGAGGATGAAAGAACTATCAGCAACGTTTTAGCTTCCTTTGCCCTCTTTTTGGGACCTCTTTCACAGGAGGTTCATGCACCTCTCAGAGGCTTGACGGTAGTTTTGCCACTGCGGTTGAGGTTATGTTCAACAACCTTAGGTTGTCCCATGAAGCGCCTCCTGGTAGTGGCGCTGGCTCTGGTCACGAGCGGCGCTATGGCTGCTGCAGCACAGCAGACAGCTGCTCCTACGTGGCAGATGACGAAGCCACAGACATCGACACAGCACACCCCCGCGCCTGCGAAGCCCACGGAAACGAAACACGAGGGAGTAGGAAAGCACGAGCAGAAGCGCGAAGAGGCAAAGCACGAACAGAAGCATAAAGAGGCAAAGAAGCACGAGCGTGCAAAGAAGCGGGCACAGGCTAAGAAACACGAAGCGAAAGGGTCAGCACAAACGGAGCAGCAGCCTCGCTGATAAGCGCACGGGAGTAGCGTACGGGAGCGCCGAGGTCGACCTCGGCGCTCCTTTTTATGTTGCCGAAGTCAATCGCAGCGTGCTATATTGTGGCCGGTGTCCCTTTGAGTCCAGCTTAGCGATGCGGTTCTACGAGAACGTTTTGCAGCTCATCGGGAAAACGCCCCTGGTCAAGCTACAGCGCGTAACGGCCGGTATCGCTGCTACGGTCTTGGTTAAGCTAGAGAATCGGAATCCTGGAGGTTCGGTGAAGGACCGGATTGGGATCGCGATGATTGAAGCTGCGGAACGTGAAGGCCGTTTGCGACCGGGACTGCTGATCGTAGAGCCTACAAGCGGCAATACCGGCATTGGTCTGGCTTTAGCGGCCCGACTGAAGGGCTACCAATGCCTCTTCGTGATGACTGATAAGGCCTCGCAGGAACGTATCCGGTATCTGCAGGCACTGGGCGCCGATGTTCTCATTGTCCCTTCAGCCGTCGGTCCCAGCTCACCGGATTACTACTTCAATGTCGCCCAGCGCTTAGCTCGGGAGTTGCCAAACGCTATTATGCTGAACCAGTACGACAACCCGGCCAATCCCGCCATCCATGAGCAGACCACAGGACCAGAAATTTGGGAAGATACCGAAGGGCGCGTTACCCACTTCGTTGCTGGGATTGGAACCGGCGGTACTATCACCGGCGTGGCCCGCTTTCTCAAGCGTATGAATCCCGCCATCCGCATCATTGCTGCTGACCCCGTAGGTTCGGTGATCAAGGGGTACAAGGAGACGGGCCGTGTCGGCGAAGCCATCCCCTACTTAGTGGAGGGCATCGGACAGGAGCGGATTCCAGCCAACTTGGACATCAACCTCATTGATGAGGTCATCGCCATCAGCGACCGAGAATCCTTCCTTACGGCGCGCCGTCTCGCACGAGAGGAAGGCATCTTCTGCGGTGGCTCTTCGGGAACGAATGTGGCAGCAGCCCTCCATGTAGCTCGCCTATTACCGGCCGACGCGGTTGTCGTAACAATCATCTGCGATACGGGCGAACGCTACTTGACCAAGCATCACTCTGAAGAATGGCTGCGTCAGCACCGGCTACTGGATATTGGTGACTTCTCGCTGAAGAGCGTGCTTCAGACGAAGCTATCCCGTGGACGGGTTCCTGCTCTCGTAGCACTGCCTCCATCGGCCTCTGTTCAGGAGGCACTGCAACAGATGAGCGCTTATGAGATCTCCCAGCTCCCTGTCATTGAACAGCGTCAGCTCCTCGGTACAGTCCGAGAGAGTCGCCTCTTGAAGGCATTGCTGGACAATCCCTCCTCCCTCTCTGAGCCGCTCCAACAGTTCATGGAAGACCCCCTCCCCGTGGTTGACGCCCATGCCTCTATCCAAGAGGGAATCCAGGTTCTGCGTGAATACCCAGCAATTGTGCTCTCTGAGTTTGGCCACCCAACTGCTGTCATCACACGGCATGACGTGCTGGACTACCTCTAAAAGCGCGCCAGCCCTATAGGGTGCTATTTTTGCGGCTCCGGGTGCTCGCAGCAGGGAGAGCCTATGAAAGCTCTTGTTACCGGTGCTACAGGGTTCATCGGGAGCCACTTAGTGGAGGCGTTGCTCCGCCAGGGGATCGAAGTACGTTGTATCGTCCGGCGCCAGAGCAATCGCCGCTGGCTCGTCGGCAAGCCCGTAGAGATTGTAGAGGCGAGCTTAACTGCGCCAGAAACACTCCCGCCAGCCGTCAAGGGCGTGGATATCGTCTGCCACGTCGCGGGAGTTATTGCCGCACGGAGTGCCGCGGAGTTCATGAGAGGGAATCGGGATGCCACAGTGAACCTGCTCCAGGCTGTTCTCCGATATGCTCCAAGCCTCCAGCGGTTCGTTTTCCTCAGCAGCCTGGCAGCTGTTGGGCCTGCCCGCTCGTTAGCGGAGCCAGTGACCGAGACCTCTCCCTGTCAGCCCATAACGGCATATGGTAAGAGCAAGAAGGCTGCAGAGGAAGCTGTACTAGCGGCAGCGGACCGTCTACCGGTGACAGTCATTCGGCCACCAGCCGTCTATGGTCCGCGTGATGCTGCCACGCTCCCTTTCTTCCGGGCTGTCCGGCTCGGAATTGCACCTCTGATCGGCTTTCAGGAGAAGTACCTTAGCCTGGTGTATGTCGAAGACTTAGTCCGAGGCATCCTACAAGCAGCTGCTTCTGAACGTGCTGTAGGCCAAGTCTACTTCATCAGCTCCGAGGAGTATTACACCTGGGGACAGCTGACAGAAGCAGCACGTGTAGCGTTGGGACGGCGTTACGTCTGGCGAATTCGGGTCCCCCATGCCTTCATTTTGGGCGTTGCTAGTATCGCGGAGGTCGCTGGTTGGATCATGCGCCGTCCGCCAGTATTTGACTTGGAGAAGGGGTGGGACATGATCCAGCCCTACTGGATCTGCCAGCCTACAAAAGCTGCCGTTGAGCTTGGGTACAGACAGACGGTGGGACTAGTAGAGGGAATGCGGAAGACTGTCGAGTGGTATCGCGAGCATGGCTGGCTTTAAGGAATGCTGTGGCGCTTCGTACTCCCACTGCTGGGTGTTGCAATTATTGTGGCACTCTCCCTCGGCATCGGCGGCTGGTTCTTCCTCTCCCGCTCGCTACCGTTAGAGTTCGCTATTGTTCGAGTGGCCGTTCAGGACAGCGTTGTCGTCTGGCGCGACTCCTTTGCGATCCCGACAATCCGTGCAGCACACACCTCTGACGCCTTCTTTGCACTCGGCTACCTCCACGCCGAAGATCGCCTCTGGCAGATGGACATTCTGCGCCGAATTGCCCTGGGACGAGTTGCGGAACTCGTCGGCGAAGAAGCGCTGCCCCTGGACTACCTCATGCGCACTCTCGGCTTCGGTAGAATGGCTCAGCGGCTGTGGGAGAACCTCCACCCGATATCGCGCTCTATCCTGCGGCGGTATGCCGAGGGAGTCAATGCCTGGCTACAACAGAATGCCCGCCGACTGCCACCTGAGTTCCTCATCCTTGGCTACCATCCCGAACCCTGGACTCCACAGCACTCATTGGCAATAGCCCGCCTCATGGCCTTTGACCTGGCATTCTGCTTCTGGAGCGACATCGCCGTCGGAGCTATTGCCGAAGAAATCGGAGTGGAGAAGGCGTGGGACCTCTTGCCTGGATACCCGAGCAGTGCACCTACAATTGTCGGCAAGGAGCCAGCAAATTTTCCCCCTCCTAATGGCTCCCGGAGTCAGCATCCTACATTGCCGCCGCCCCCCTATGGTTTCTCAGAGCTAGCGTCGCTCCGCACAGCACTCCTACCATGGCTACGCCCAGCAGCTGGCCAAGGAAGCAATGCATGGGCTGTCCGAACTCGCACGGGGGCTGTGCTGGCAAACGATCCGCACTTAGTCCTTGGACTACCAGCACGCTGGTATCCTGTATGCATTCTCTCGCCTGACTACGAAGTCGCTGGCCTTACTCTGCCCGGGCTCCCATTGGTGATCATTGGCCGCAACCGCTTCATCGCCTGGGGTGTGACGAACCTGATGGCCGACGAATCTGATTTCGTGTTGGAGCAGATTGACTCAACAGCACCAACCCGCTACTGGGATGGCAAGCAGTGGCGTCGCTTCCAGCGACAGCGTGATACAATCCATGTCCGCGGAAGACCACCTATGGTCATCGAGATCCTACGCTCGCATAACGGCCCGATCATCTCTGACGTCCATCTCTTTGCAGCCCCTGCTTTCCTATTCCGCCGACGCTCGGACACAAGCACCAATCCCTTGCTCCGGCGTTATCGTCTTAGCTACCGATGGGCTGCTGACACGGTTAGCGATGAGGTCTTGGCTGCTTACCGGATTGGCCGAGCTCGCTCGCTGAGCCAATTCCGCAGTGCCCTTCGGACATGGGTAGCCCCCGTACTCTGCTTCGTCTACGCCGACCATCGCGGTACCATCGCAGCCCAAGCGGCTGGGCTAGTCCCCATTAGAGATAGCACGGCGCCAGAGCAAACGTGGGCATTCCCGCTGAAAGGCTGGGAGCCACAATACTGGTGGCGTGGCCTCCTACAGGCTCTCGAATTGCCTTCGGTCGCCAACCCCAAACAGGGTTTCGTTGTGAGCGCCAATAACCAACTGGCACCCCAGCTCCCCTTCCCACTGACTTACATCTGGGAGCCCCACTCCCGCGCAGAGCGCCTGACGGAGCTCCTCTCACAGTACGGCGCTGACTACACCCTCAGTGATGCCGAGCGCATGCAGATTGATGTCGTCTCCCCATATGCCCGGAATGTCCTCAAAGTCGTGCTGCCGTTGCTGGAAGAGCGTCAACCACGATCTCGAGTAGAGCAGCACGTTCTGGATTCACTCCGGTCCTGGGACTGCCACTTTGGCCGTTCCTCCGTTGGAGCTAGCATCTTCGCTATCCTGCTGCAACGCCTCCTGGTAAATACCTTTGGTCAGCATCTCTCGCCGCCACGCCTACGAGAGTACCTCTTCCTAAGCAACCTCGCGTTACGACGGCTCTGGGAGCTCCTCCCTGCCCTCTATGCAGCGTTCTTCGACGACCCACGAACTCAGCGCCGCGAGACACTTCGCGACATACTGCATCGAAGTTTCGTCGAGGCGATTGATACCCTCCGCCACCGATTAGGGAACGACATTAGCTCGTGGCGCTACGAGCGACTCCATCAGCTTCACTTAGAGCATCCACTAGGGCTCCACCCGTTGCTTCGGCCCCTGTTCTCGCGCGGACCGTACCCGACGCCAGGAGCCCCAACAACAGTCAATACTGGCGAGTGGCGCCTCTGGGAACCATTCAGACAGATGCTTGGGGCTTCTGCCCGCTTCATAGCAGACCTTGCAGATTCTACATGGGCTGTTGCACTCCCCGGTGGGGTCTCAGGCCATTTCCTGAGCCACCACTACACCGACCAACTCCCCCTCTGGCTCTACGGTGCCACCGTGCGCCGTCCCTTGGGGATCTCCAAGACGGACCGACTCAGCCTTGTGTTTGTGCCCTCCCGTTCCGTCCCTCCGCCCGTGAGTCCATAGTTTTGCGCCAGCGATGCATCATGCGCGTA
This window encodes:
- a CDS encoding aldehyde dehydrogenase family protein, with amino-acid sequence MEYNNFVNGRWLPSRSGRRFEKRNPADTRDCIGLFPLSSAADVAEAVAAAKAAYERWRLTPAPYRGELVRRAGDILSRRKEELARAMTREMGKPLVEARGDVQEAIDTAYYAASEGRRLFGYTTPSELPNKVNLSFRMPVGVCGLITAWNFPIAVPSWKIFPALVAGNTIVWKPSEDSPWCANLLAEVLIEAGIPEGVFNVVHGDAEAGEALVRHPDVRLIAFTGSTAVGRQIASLCGALNKKCSLEMGGKNPLIILPDAPLELALEGVLWGAFGTSGQRCTATSRLILHRQIAETFLGQLCERTQALRIGNGLREDVNLGPIINARQLQRIEQYVQIGLQEGARLLVGGQRLTDGEYAYGFFFAPTIFTDVKPQMRIFREEIFGPVLCVTAVDSLEEAIAVANDSEYGLSSSIYTRDIAAALRAIRDLEAGITYVNAPTIGAEAHMPFGGIKATGNGHREGGWTVFDIFTEWKTVYIDYSGKLQRAQIDVERG
- a CDS encoding cysteine synthase, with translation MRFYENVLQLIGKTPLVKLQRVTAGIAATVLVKLENRNPGGSVKDRIGIAMIEAAEREGRLRPGLLIVEPTSGNTGIGLALAARLKGYQCLFVMTDKASQERIRYLQALGADVLIVPSAVGPSSPDYYFNVAQRLARELPNAIMLNQYDNPANPAIHEQTTGPEIWEDTEGRVTHFVAGIGTGGTITGVARFLKRMNPAIRIIAADPVGSVIKGYKETGRVGEAIPYLVEGIGQERIPANLDINLIDEVIAISDRESFLTARRLAREEGIFCGGSSGTNVAAALHVARLLPADAVVVTIICDTGERYLTKHHSEEWLRQHRLLDIGDFSLKSVLQTKLSRGRVPALVALPPSASVQEALQQMSAYEISQLPVIEQRQLLGTVRESRLLKALLDNPSSLSEPLQQFMEDPLPVVDAHASIQEGIQVLREYPAIVLSEFGHPTAVITRHDVLDYL
- a CDS encoding NAD-dependent epimerase/dehydratase family protein encodes the protein MKALVTGATGFIGSHLVEALLRQGIEVRCIVRRQSNRRWLVGKPVEIVEASLTAPETLPPAVKGVDIVCHVAGVIAARSAAEFMRGNRDATVNLLQAVLRYAPSLQRFVFLSSLAAVGPARSLAEPVTETSPCQPITAYGKSKKAAEEAVLAAADRLPVTVIRPPAVYGPRDAATLPFFRAVRLGIAPLIGFQEKYLSLVYVEDLVRGILQAAASERAVGQVYFISSEEYYTWGQLTEAARVALGRRYVWRIRVPHAFILGVASIAEVAGWIMRRPPVFDLEKGWDMIQPYWICQPTKAAVELGYRQTVGLVEGMRKTVEWYREHGWL
- a CDS encoding penicillin acylase family protein, translating into MLWRFVLPLLGVAIIVALSLGIGGWFFLSRSLPLEFAIVRVAVQDSVVVWRDSFAIPTIRAAHTSDAFFALGYLHAEDRLWQMDILRRIALGRVAELVGEEALPLDYLMRTLGFGRMAQRLWENLHPISRSILRRYAEGVNAWLQQNARRLPPEFLILGYHPEPWTPQHSLAIARLMAFDLAFCFWSDIAVGAIAEEIGVEKAWDLLPGYPSSAPTIVGKEPANFPPPNGSRSQHPTLPPPPYGFSELASLRTALLPWLRPAAGQGSNAWAVRTRTGAVLANDPHLVLGLPARWYPVCILSPDYEVAGLTLPGLPLVIIGRNRFIAWGVTNLMADESDFVLEQIDSTAPTRYWDGKQWRRFQRQRDTIHVRGRPPMVIEILRSHNGPIISDVHLFAAPAFLFRRRSDTSTNPLLRRYRLSYRWAADTVSDEVLAAYRIGRARSLSQFRSALRTWVAPVLCFVYADHRGTIAAQAAGLVPIRDSTAPEQTWAFPLKGWEPQYWWRGLLQALELPSVANPKQGFVVSANNQLAPQLPFPLTYIWEPHSRAERLTELLSQYGADYTLSDAERMQIDVVSPYARNVLKVVLPLLEERQPRSRVEQHVLDSLRSWDCHFGRSSVGASIFAILLQRLLVNTFGQHLSPPRLREYLFLSNLALRRLWELLPALYAAFFDDPRTQRRETLRDILHRSFVEAIDTLRHRLGNDISSWRYERLHQLHLEHPLGLHPLLRPLFSRGPYPTPGAPTTVNTGEWRLWEPFRQMLGASARFIADLADSTWAVALPGGVSGHFLSHHYTDQLPLWLYGATVRRPLGISKTDRLSLVFVPSRSVPPPVSP